The Fundulus heteroclitus isolate FHET01 unplaced genomic scaffold, MU-UCD_Fhet_4.1 scaffold_258, whole genome shotgun sequence genome window below encodes:
- the LOC118559267 gene encoding parkin coregulated gene protein homolog: MSCDMSRTKGKAKPDGFTVKAFMKNSVVEGPLSTGVFHPLSSKPTTFRTYYERRELPIAVDYNSRGKNIAWKVDIEKLDYQYYLPLFFHGLCETEYPYEFLARQGIHDMLTRGGPKILPVVPKLIIPIRNAMNTKNHQVMCTTLRIVQHLVASADGVGVALVPYLKRILPVFSLFKNKKRNLGDAIERQRESIGDLIEETLQTLERYGGPDAFKQIKSMIPTWSCVKN; this comes from the coding sequence ATGAGCTGTGATATGTCAAGAAccaaaggcaaggcaaaacCGGACGGTTTCACCGTCAAGGCCTTCATGAAGAACTCCGTGGTTGAGGGTCCTCTGTCGACAGGGGTGTTTCACCCACTGTCGTCCAAACCCACCACCTTCCGGACTTACTACGAGCGCAGGGAGCTCCCGATCGCCGTGGACTACAACAGCAGAGGCAAGAACATCGCGTGGAAAGTGGACATCGAGAAACTGGACTATCAGTACTATCTGCCGTTGTTCTTCCACGGCCTTTGCGAGACCGAATACCCTTACGAGTTCCTCGCGCGGCAGGGGATCCACGACATGCTGACGCGCGGAGGCCCCAAGATCCTCCCCGTCGTGCCCAAGCTCATCATCCCCATCCGGAATGCCATGAACACCAAAAACCACCAGGTGATGTGCACCACCCTGCGGATCGTGCAGCACCTAGTGGCGTCCGCGGACGGCGTCGGTGTGGCACTGGTGCCTTACTTAAAGCGGATTCTGCCCGTGTTCAGCCTCttcaagaacaagaagagaaaccTGGGAGATGCCATCGAGCGGCAGAGAGAGAGCATCGGCGATCTGATCGAGGAGACCCTGCAGACCCTGGAGCGCTACGGTGGCCCGGACGCCTTCAAACAAATCAAATCTATGATACCCACCTGGTCCTGCGTGAAGAACTGA